In Lacibacter sp. H375, one DNA window encodes the following:
- a CDS encoding MFS transporter has product MMKQGLHENRNQFILLVLVNAFVGAMVGLERTVMPDYAAARFQMDSTVALVSFIAAFGTTKAIFNLLTGYLHQHYNRKQILLLGWAAAIPVPFLLLYAQDWWMVIVANIFLGINQGLAWSSTVVMKVDLVGTKNRGLAMGINEFAGYVAVGLAGYLATSLAHTYGAGFYPFVPGIFFVVIGFLLSWLLVKDTTAFVTHEQQATEQRAFKSLWKEVSFRHFNMGSVNINGFINNLNDGVLWGLLPIWLLSNGYSILETGSIAAIYPAVWGISQLFAGKLGDHFCKKQLLTVGMLLQAAGIVLLVIGTAKLFVISAMLLMGLGTGLVYPNFLTVIAENLSPVQRSKGLSIFRFWRDLGYVAGALGAGLIAELFSIPIAFTVVAALTAAAGIMANLRMCCTFKLLWRSHTCTEAAAF; this is encoded by the coding sequence ATGATGAAGCAAGGTTTGCACGAAAATAGAAATCAATTTATCCTGCTGGTGCTTGTAAATGCATTCGTAGGTGCAATGGTTGGTTTAGAACGAACCGTAATGCCCGATTATGCAGCTGCACGTTTTCAAATGGATTCAACTGTTGCATTGGTTTCATTTATTGCCGCCTTTGGTACAACCAAAGCAATCTTCAATTTGCTCACCGGTTATTTACACCAACATTATAATCGCAAACAAATCTTATTACTTGGCTGGGCAGCCGCAATACCTGTTCCTTTTCTGTTACTCTATGCACAAGACTGGTGGATGGTGATTGTCGCCAATATTTTTCTGGGCATCAATCAAGGGTTGGCATGGTCATCAACAGTGGTCATGAAAGTTGATTTAGTAGGAACGAAGAACCGTGGACTGGCAATGGGCATTAATGAATTTGCAGGTTATGTAGCAGTTGGGTTAGCCGGGTATCTTGCAACCAGTCTTGCTCATACATATGGTGCAGGATTTTATCCGTTTGTACCAGGTATCTTTTTTGTAGTGATAGGTTTTTTATTATCATGGTTATTGGTAAAAGATACCACAGCATTTGTAACACATGAACAGCAAGCAACGGAACAACGAGCATTCAAATCGCTTTGGAAAGAAGTAAGCTTCCGTCATTTTAACATGGGCAGTGTGAACATCAATGGGTTTATTAATAATCTGAACGATGGTGTGCTGTGGGGTTTGTTGCCCATCTGGTTATTATCGAACGGTTACAGCATTCTAGAAACAGGAAGTATTGCTGCTATCTATCCGGCCGTGTGGGGCATCAGTCAATTGTTTGCAGGAAAACTGGGGGATCATTTTTGCAAAAAACAATTGCTTACAGTCGGTATGTTGTTGCAGGCTGCAGGTATTGTTCTTCTTGTAATTGGCACTGCAAAATTATTTGTGATCAGTGCTATGCTGTTGATGGGATTGGGAACAGGTTTGGTGTATCCAAACTTCCTCACGGTTATTGCAGAAAATCTTTCTCCCGTTCAGCGTTCAAAAGGGTTAAGCATTTTTCGTTTCTGGAGAGATCTTGGTTATGTTGCCGGTGCGTTAGGTGCAGGACTTATTGCAGAACTCTTCAGCATACCCATTGCGTTTACAGTTGTTGCAGCTCTCACAGCAGCCGCCGGCATTATGGCCAACCTGCGCATGTGCTGCACCTTTAAATTATTATGGCGCAGCCATACCTGCACGGAAGCTGCTGCATTTTGA
- a CDS encoding DsrE/DsrF/DrsH-like family protein, which translates to MTENNGKIKKMMIILSKASLENVYAAFVLANGARMEGIEAELFFTFFGLEAINKKKMDSLHIATVGNPAMHMPTMIGGLPGMEALATTMMKKEMEKVDMPEVPEFLDILYASGVKMWACKLAFDMFHYKEEDLYEGVDDIITVSDFYKRSEGEGVHMLFI; encoded by the coding sequence ATGACCGAGAATAATGGAAAAATAAAAAAGATGATGATCATCTTATCAAAAGCATCATTGGAAAATGTATATGCTGCTTTTGTATTAGCTAATGGTGCACGTATGGAAGGAATTGAAGCTGAGTTATTCTTTACCTTCTTTGGATTGGAGGCAATTAACAAAAAGAAAATGGATAGCCTGCATATTGCCACTGTAGGTAATCCTGCTATGCACATGCCAACGATGATTGGCGGGCTCCCCGGTATGGAAGCACTGGCAACAACTATGATGAAAAAAGAAATGGAAAAAGTAGATATGCCGGAAGTTCCTGAGTTCCTTGATATTTTATATGCATCCGGTGTAAAAATGTGGGCTTGCAAACTTGCGTTTGATATGTTCCATTACAAAGAAGAAGATCTGTATGAAGGTGTTGATGATATTATAACCGTTAGTGATTTTTATAAAAGAAGCGAAGGCGAAGGAGTTCACATGCTGTTTATATAG
- a CDS encoding TusE/DsrC/DsvC family sulfur relay protein, whose protein sequence is MEKTIAGKIITVNEEGYLTDFSQWDENVGTELASEANIDLTPRHWEVLKYLQKEQQNQVALSIRRVGKSGVVDIKEFYSLFPNAPLKTSTKIAGIPKPASCI, encoded by the coding sequence ATGGAAAAGACAATAGCCGGTAAAATAATCACCGTTAACGAAGAAGGTTATTTAACTGATTTCAGCCAATGGGATGAGAATGTTGGAACAGAGTTAGCATCTGAAGCCAACATTGATCTAACACCCCGCCATTGGGAAGTTCTGAAATATCTGCAAAAAGAACAGCAGAACCAGGTGGCACTCAGCATCAGGCGTGTAGGTAAAAGCGGTGTGGTGGATATTAAAGAATTCTATTCCTTATTTCCCAATGCACCATTGAAAACTTCAACAAAAATTGCCGGCATACCCAAGCCTGCAAGTTGTATTTAA
- the sqr gene encoding type III sulfide quinone reductase, selenoprotein subtype, with translation MKNLVILGAGTAGTMMANHLHHELKQPDWQITIVDEREEHHYQPGYLFLPFDIYTPDDIIKTIEEFIPKDVTLLKRKIERIVPNENKIQLKDGAELNYDILIVATGAKIAPEETEGMKGEEWQKSVFDFYTFEGALALRNKLRDWEGGKLVVHITEMPIKCPVAPLEFAFLADSFFKHKHMRDKVEITYVTPLSGAFTKPKATEALEHLLHEKGIKIESDFAIEHVDNESKTIVDYGGREIQFDILVTVPTNKGDELMERSGMGDDLNYVPTHKSTLQSKNFANVFVIGDASNIPASKAGSVAHFEAEILTENILRYVKAEPLKEEFDGHANCFIETGGGKALLIDFNYTHEPVEGSFPFAGIGPLRLLKESRMNHMGKLAFRWIYWNVLLKGTHIPFVSATMSESGKHYN, from the coding sequence ATGAAAAATCTTGTTATACTGGGAGCTGGTACTGCGGGAACCATGATGGCCAATCATCTGCACCATGAATTAAAACAACCCGATTGGCAAATTACCATTGTTGATGAACGTGAAGAGCATCATTACCAACCAGGTTATCTTTTTCTCCCGTTTGATATTTACACTCCTGATGATATCATTAAAACAATAGAAGAATTTATTCCAAAAGATGTAACGCTGTTAAAACGTAAAATTGAACGCATCGTTCCAAATGAAAATAAAATTCAATTGAAAGATGGTGCTGAATTAAATTATGATATTCTCATTGTTGCCACGGGAGCAAAAATTGCACCCGAAGAAACAGAAGGCATGAAGGGTGAAGAATGGCAAAAATCTGTTTTTGATTTTTACACATTTGAAGGAGCACTTGCATTACGCAACAAATTGAGAGATTGGGAAGGAGGTAAACTGGTGGTGCATATTACTGAAATGCCAATCAAATGCCCGGTTGCGCCATTGGAATTTGCCTTCCTGGCCGATTCTTTCTTTAAGCATAAACACATGCGTGACAAAGTTGAGATCACTTATGTAACGCCATTAAGCGGTGCTTTTACAAAACCAAAGGCAACCGAAGCGCTGGAACATTTACTGCATGAAAAAGGAATTAAGATTGAAAGTGATTTTGCGATTGAGCATGTAGATAATGAAAGCAAAACCATTGTTGATTATGGCGGCAGAGAAATTCAGTTTGATATTCTTGTTACAGTTCCTACCAATAAAGGCGATGAATTGATGGAACGTTCAGGAATGGGCGATGATCTGAACTATGTGCCTACTCACAAATCAACACTGCAATCGAAAAATTTTGCAAACGTATTTGTAATTGGCGACGCAAGTAATATACCTGCATCAAAAGCAGGGTCTGTTGCACACTTTGAAGCAGAGATCTTAACAGAAAATATTCTGAGGTATGTAAAAGCTGAACCATTGAAAGAAGAATTCGATGGACATGCAAACTGTTTTATTGAAACAGGCGGCGGTAAAGCATTGCTCATCGACTTCAACTATACACACGAACCGGTAGAAGGTAGTTTTCCTTTTGCAGGAATTGGTCCGTTGCGTTTGTTGAAAGAAAGCCGCATGAATCACATGGGTAAACTCGCCTTTCGCTGGATCTATTGGAATGTACTGCTAAAAGGAACTCATATTCCGTTTGTATCAGCAACCATGAGCGAAAGCGGAAAACATTATAACTAA
- a CDS encoding FAD-dependent oxidoreductase — MKYIIVGAVAGGASAAARIRRLDEHAEIIIFEKGEYISFANCGLPYYIGEVIKDRNKLFVQTATAFNQRFNIDVRVQTEVTAINPSTKTITAVKQVTSEVYEETYDKLILSPGAEPVRPPLPGINNEGIFTLRNVKDTDYIKAYVQQKNVNKAVIIGAGFIGLEMAENFHELGLDVTVVEMINQVMAPVDYSIASFVQQHIRSKRVHLRLNTAVTGFTKVGERIEVAFNNGEVLVADVVLLSIGVRPDTRLAVMAGLKLGPAKGIWVNEFLQTSDPDIYAVGDAIEFENPITHQSMITYLAGPANKQGRICADNVVLGNVRSYNGSINTAIVKVFDMTVGTAGTASKHLTAAGIEHIVSTTHNGSHAGYYPGSKQMTIQLAFAPKDGRLLSAQIAGYDGVDKRIDVFASYIKQGKTIYDLIEFEHAYAPPYSSAKDPVNMAGFVAENILLDRLRVFYWNEIEELKPNDVLIDVRRKDEFDAGNISGAINIPVDELRCRLNEIPKNKSIYIYCEAGLRGYLAQRILRQNGFNKVANLSGGYILWKACVNEQNKLANKLEDFLIHQ, encoded by the coding sequence ATGAAGTACATCATTGTAGGTGCCGTTGCAGGTGGGGCGAGTGCAGCAGCAAGAATAAGAAGGTTAGATGAGCATGCAGAGATCATCATCTTTGAAAAAGGCGAATATATTTCGTTCGCCAATTGTGGACTGCCCTACTATATCGGCGAAGTGATCAAAGACCGGAATAAACTCTTTGTGCAAACTGCAACAGCTTTCAATCAACGTTTCAATATTGATGTGCGTGTACAAACTGAAGTAACTGCCATCAATCCATCTACAAAAACCATTACGGCTGTTAAACAGGTAACAAGCGAAGTGTATGAGGAAACTTATGATAAACTGATTCTTTCACCGGGTGCAGAACCTGTTCGTCCTCCTTTGCCCGGCATTAACAATGAAGGCATCTTTACATTACGAAACGTAAAAGACACCGATTATATTAAAGCTTATGTGCAACAGAAGAATGTGAACAAGGCAGTGATTATTGGTGCAGGATTTATTGGCCTTGAAATGGCGGAAAACTTTCATGAGCTTGGTTTGGATGTAACCGTTGTTGAAATGATCAACCAGGTAATGGCGCCTGTTGATTATTCCATTGCTTCTTTTGTACAGCAACATATCCGTTCTAAAAGAGTGCATCTTCGTTTGAACACTGCCGTTACAGGCTTTACAAAAGTTGGAGAAAGAATTGAAGTAGCCTTTAATAATGGCGAAGTATTAGTGGCCGACGTCGTGTTACTTTCCATTGGTGTTCGCCCTGATACCAGGCTTGCTGTAATGGCAGGATTAAAACTCGGACCGGCAAAAGGTATTTGGGTAAATGAGTTTTTACAAACATCTGATCCGGATATTTATGCAGTTGGTGATGCAATTGAATTTGAAAATCCGATCACACATCAATCCATGATCACTTACCTCGCAGGCCCGGCCAATAAACAAGGACGTATTTGTGCAGATAATGTGGTACTTGGAAATGTACGATCGTACAACGGCTCCATTAATACAGCAATTGTAAAAGTATTTGATATGACGGTGGGTACTGCAGGTACAGCATCCAAACATTTAACTGCGGCTGGTATTGAACATATTGTTTCAACCACACATAACGGATCACATGCAGGTTACTATCCCGGTTCTAAACAAATGACGATACAACTTGCTTTCGCACCCAAAGACGGACGTTTGTTGAGTGCACAGATCGCAGGATATGATGGTGTTGATAAACGTATTGATGTATTTGCATCTTACATCAAACAAGGAAAAACCATTTACGATCTGATTGAGTTTGAACATGCTTATGCTCCTCCTTATTCATCAGCGAAGGATCCGGTGAACATGGCCGGTTTTGTTGCAGAGAATATTTTACTGGACCGTCTGCGTGTATTTTACTGGAATGAAATAGAAGAATTAAAACCAAATGATGTGTTGATCGATGTTCGTCGTAAGGATGAATTTGATGCGGGCAATATTTCCGGGGCAATCAACATACCGGTTGATGAACTAAGATGCAGGTTAAATGAAATTCCAAAAAACAAATCAATTTATATTTATTGTGAAGCAGGTTTGCGTGGCTACCTGGCACAACGCATACTTCGGCAAAACGGATTTAACAAAGTAGCCAACTTGTCCGGTGGCTATATTTTATGGAAAGCCTGTGTAAACGAGCAAAACAAGCTCGCCAATAAACTGGAGGATTTTCTTATTCATCAATAA
- a CDS encoding COX15/CtaA family protein, with translation MTQTSSSNKAVANWLLFGVFMLIVQILLGGITRLTGSGLSITEWDVVTGTLPPLNETKWLEEFAKYKATPQYQLLNTDFTVSDFKFIFFWEWFHRLWARVMGMVFAVGFIYFLVRRYFKQEMIKPLLILFLLGALQGAVGWIMVASGLVGDAVYVKPTRLALHFILAMGLLCYTFWFALQLRVKKEQVTHNKSIHSFTMWLLVLLVVQLMFGALMAGHKAATAAPSWPMINAEWIPAALFKDSPWLINFIENKITIHFVHRGLAYLLTALIIAWYYKAAKIKGSDLFQATRFLPLFLVVVQVVLGIASVLTSPQIIPSRWGLFEWMAQLHQLVGMFLLLSFIWILYLVRRKQVV, from the coding sequence ATGACGCAAACTTCCTCTTCAAATAAAGCAGTCGCTAATTGGTTGCTCTTTGGTGTATTCATGTTAATTGTCCAGATCTTATTGGGCGGCATCACCCGTTTAACAGGCAGCGGCTTAAGTATTACAGAGTGGGACGTTGTAACAGGCACATTACCGCCACTGAACGAAACCAAATGGCTGGAAGAGTTTGCAAAGTATAAAGCAACACCGCAGTATCAATTACTCAATACCGATTTCACCGTCAGCGATTTTAAATTCATTTTCTTTTGGGAATGGTTTCATCGTTTATGGGCGAGAGTAATGGGGATGGTGTTTGCTGTTGGTTTTATTTACTTTTTAGTGCGCAGGTATTTTAAACAGGAGATGATCAAGCCGTTGCTCATATTGTTTTTGTTAGGTGCGTTGCAGGGTGCAGTTGGCTGGATCATGGTTGCAAGTGGTTTGGTGGGCGATGCTGTTTATGTAAAACCAACAAGACTGGCGCTTCATTTTATTTTAGCTATGGGTTTGCTTTGTTACACGTTTTGGTTTGCGTTGCAGTTGCGTGTAAAAAAAGAACAGGTCACACACAACAAGTCTATTCACAGTTTTACAATGTGGTTGTTGGTATTACTGGTTGTACAACTGATGTTTGGAGCATTGATGGCGGGTCATAAAGCTGCAACAGCCGCACCATCGTGGCCAATGATTAACGCCGAGTGGATACCTGCTGCCTTATTTAAAGATTCTCCCTGGCTTATCAACTTTATTGAAAATAAGATCACTATTCATTTTGTACATCGTGGTCTTGCATATTTACTTACTGCACTCATTATTGCTTGGTATTACAAAGCTGCCAAAATAAAAGGCTCCGATCTGTTCCAGGCAACACGTTTTCTTCCATTGTTCCTTGTGGTTGTGCAGGTAGTGTTAGGTATTGCATCAGTACTTACATCACCACAAATTATTCCTAGCCGCTGGGGCTTGTTTGAGTGGATGGCGCAACTGCATCAACTGGTGGGTATGTTCTTATTGCTAAGCTTTATTTGGATACTTTATTTAGTACGCAGGAAACAAGTGGTATAA
- a CDS encoding diacylglycerol/lipid kinase family protein produces the protein MQRRFIFLFNPHSGVQKGKSLAEIITERCQQAAVHYSIEHSRADGDYSSLKEKIINESVTDVVIAGGDGTISTVVAAIKDLPVNIGIIPRGSGNGLALAAGISKDVNKAIDIIFNGTAHRVDAFVINNHFSCMLSGIGFDAQVAHEFDREKKRGLNKYIRLILKNLQRIRTYTFGIKAKEADLKLRAYFISIANSNQFGNQFTIAPKASLQDGLLDIVAVEKTNIFFVLMRILLHIRFGKFTADFTKRRGITYFQTAELTITNTDNAPFHIDGDGKPTASFFHIKVLPAAYSLLMP, from the coding sequence ATGCAACGTCGTTTTATCTTTTTATTCAATCCTCATTCAGGTGTGCAAAAGGGAAAATCTCTGGCAGAGATCATTACCGAACGTTGCCAACAGGCCGCTGTACATTACAGTATTGAACATAGCCGTGCTGATGGCGACTATTCATCACTGAAAGAAAAGATTATAAATGAATCAGTAACTGACGTCGTTATTGCAGGAGGCGACGGAACCATCAGTACTGTTGTTGCAGCCATTAAAGATTTGCCGGTTAATATTGGTATTATTCCCAGAGGATCGGGAAATGGATTGGCATTAGCGGCAGGTATTTCAAAGGATGTGAACAAGGCGATCGATATTATTTTTAACGGAACTGCACATCGGGTTGATGCATTTGTTATCAACAATCATTTTTCCTGTATGTTGAGCGGCATTGGTTTCGATGCACAGGTAGCTCATGAATTCGACAGAGAAAAGAAAAGAGGTTTGAATAAGTATATCCGGCTAATCTTAAAAAACCTTCAAAGAATAAGGACCTATACTTTTGGTATCAAAGCAAAAGAAGCAGATCTGAAATTAAGGGCTTACTTCATCAGTATTGCTAACAGTAACCAGTTCGGCAATCAATTCACCATTGCGCCAAAAGCAAGTTTACAGGACGGCTTACTTGACATTGTAGCAGTAGAAAAAACAAATATCTTTTTTGTACTGATGCGCATTTTGTTGCATATACGTTTTGGGAAATTTACCGCAGATTTTACAAAACGTAGAGGCATTACTTATTTCCAGACAGCTGAGTTAACTATTACGAACACCGACAATGCACCATTTCATATTGATGGTGACGGCAAACCAACTGCATCATTTTTCCACATAAAAGTATTACCGGCAGCTTATTCTTTATTAATGCCCTGA